The DNA segment TCCCGCGTCGGCTCGGAGACGGCCGCCGGGCCGAAGTTCAGCAGGGTCAGTGAGGCCCAAGTGGTGTGAGCGGAAGGAGAGTTCAGTACTGCCAGGCGGGACACCAGCCCGCCGTACGAGTGCCCCACCAGATGCACCGGACCGCCCAGCACCCCCGCCAACGCGACCACGTCCGCCGCCAGTCCCTCGGGCGCGTACGACGGGTTCTCCGACGCCGGGCCCGTCTCGTACTGCCCCCGCTGGTCGATGGCGACGACCCGGTAGCCCGCCTCGGCCAGGCCGGGCAGCAGCGGCAGGAAGTCCTCCTTGCTGCCGTTGAAGCCCGGCACCAGCAGGGCCGTACCGCGCGGGGCCGGGGGCGCGGCCGTGAACGCGGCGAAGGTCCCCCTGCCGGTGTCCAGGCGCACGCTCCGGACGCTGTCGGGGCGGGCGATCGAGAGGATCTGGCTCATAGGGGTGATGGTACGTAAGGCCCCGACGCGGGGCCGGACCGGACCGGACCCCCTCTTGACGTGGCGTCCGGCGCGGGCCGACACTCCAAGTCGGGGAAGTCCAGCGAACAGGTGGGGACGCATGACGCGCCTGGAGACGGTGACCGGCCGCAGCGGCCGCACGCCGTCGCGCGCCCCCCTCCTCAAGGCCCCGCTCCTCACCTCCCGCCTGCACATCGACCTCCTGCGCGTGTGCAGCGCCATCGGACCGCGCCTCTGACCTGGGCCTCAGCCCGCCACGAGCGCTTTTCCCGGTAACTCCTCGCCCACTCAGCCGCCGCTGTTCCCGCAGGCGCGCCCGCGCGCGCCCTCGCCCCTGGGGAGACGTACGTATGCCCATCACCGCGCCGACCGCCCTTCCGACCGTCCGGCACAGCTCCGCCTTCCGGGGACGGCTCGGGCAGGACGCCCGCAGCGGCCACTACGCCGTGCCGCACCGCTACCGGCTGCACCTCTCCACCGCCGACCCCGACGGACTGCGCCTCGCCATCGGCCACAGCCTGCTCGGTCTCGACGCGAGCTGTCCGGTCACCCTGCTCCCCGCCGTCCCCGACGCCCCGGACGGCAGCCACACCGCGCTCCGCCCGCTCTACGAGGCCAGCGCGCACCGCTACTCAGGACCCGCGCCCGCCCCCGTGCTCAGCGACGCCTGGTCCGGACGCATCGTCAGCACCCACGCGCCGGACATCCTGCGCGACCTCGACCTCTTCCCGCGCGCCGGCGGCGACCCGCTGCGGCCCTGCGGCTGGGAGTCCACCGTCGACGCCGTGGAACGGCTCTGCGCCGAGGGCATCGAACAGGCCGCGCAGCGCGCGGGCCGCGCCGACGAGGACCCGGCCGGGCGGGCCGCCGCGCTGGAGGTGCTCCTCGACACCCTGTCCCGGCTGGAGCGCCGGCTGGCCGAGGATGAGTACCTGGCCGGGGGCCGGCTCACCGCCGCCGACATCGACCTCTGGGTCTCCCTGGTCCAGCTCGACACCGTGCACCGCTGCCACCTCGACGCCTCCGCCGTGCATCGGATCACCGGCTTCACCGCCCTGTGGTCCTACGCCCGCCGCCTCGCCGCCCACCCCGCCTTCGGCACCCACCTCGACCTCGACGGCATCGCCCGCCGCCACCACGGCCACTGCCAGGGCCTCGAAGCCGCGGGCGCCGCCGTCCAGATCCTCGACTGGGCGGCCCACGCCGCGAAGCAGGGTTAACCCACCGCGTCCACCAGAACGGCCAGCGCGGCCGCCAGTTGCTCCAGGCCCGGGCCGGGCGGGCCGCCGGGCTCGGTCATGTACGTGTCCCGGCGGATCTCCACCATCAGCGCGCTCACCCGCCGCTCCCGGCCGTAGTGCGCGAGGGGTACGTAGGTCCCGCTGAACGGGCTGTCCAGGCCCGTCTTCCCGTACGGCGAGAACGCCGACCGGGCGGCCGCCGTCAGGCCCGGTGGGGTGTGGAAGGCGTCGGTGCCCAGGCACACCGCCGGGCGCGGGCCCTCGCCGTGCAGCTCGTACGGGAGCGGGCGGGACGGGTAGGAGTGGACGTCGATCACCACGGCCCGTCCGGTCGCGGCCAGCCGCTCCGACACCGCCTCGGTGAGCGCGCGGGCGTACGGCTCGAAGTACTTCTCGATCAGCGGGACTTGGTCGGTGTCCTCGGCCCGCAGCGGCTCCCGGTGCGTGGTCCGGGTGTACACGGCGCCCATGCCCACCGCGCGCATCTCCTCCCGCTCGTCCGGGAACCGCTCGGGGTCCACCACCAGCCGGGACAGCCGGTTCACGAACCGCCAGGGGCGCATTCCCGCCAACTCGGATGCACGAAGGGCAAGTTCGGCCGTATGCGCGTCCGTGATGTGGTCCAGCTCCCGCTCCAGCGCGGTGTCGTCGAGCAGCAGTCCCGCCCGCACCTCCTCCGGGACCGTCCGCGCGGAATGCGGTACGTGCAGCAGGACCGGCGACGCGGGGTCACCCGGCAGCAGCTCGAACGAGGGCTCGGACACATCGGCTCCCTGGGATCAGCGCAGCAACTCGGCCACCAGTCTGCCAACCTGCTCCGTCTCGATCAGGAACCCGTCGTGCCCGTAGGGCGATTCGACCACCCGCACCCCGTCCGCAGACGGGATCAGCGCGGCCAACTCCCGCTGCTGGGACAGCGGATAGAGCCGGTCGGAGTCCACCCCGGCCACCAGCGCCGGCGCCCGCACCCCGGCCAGCGCCGAGCGGGCACCGCCCCTCCCGCGCCCCACGTCGTGCGCGTTCATCGCCTCGGTCAGCACCACGTAACTCCCCGCGTCGAAGCGGCGGACGAGCTTCTCGGCATGATGGTCCAGGTACGAGCCCACCTGGTACCGGCCCCCGTGCCACGGGTCCTCCCCGCCCTGCGGAGCCCGGCCGAACCGGGTCTGCAACTCCGCCTCGGCGCGGTAGGTCACATGGGCCAGACGGCGGGCCAGACCCAGTCCGTCCACCGGGCCGCGCCCGGTGGAGTGGTAGTCGCCTCCCCGCCAGTGCGGGTCGGCGCGGATTGCTCCCAACTGGATGCCCGCCCAGGCGATCTGCTCGGCGCTCGCCGAGGCTGTCGTGGCCAGCAGCAGGAGCGCGCCGACCCGCTCCGGGTACGACACCGCCCACTCCATCGCCCGCATCCCGCCCATCGAGCCGCCGGCGACCAGCGCCCACCGTTCGATGCCGAGCGCGTCCGCGAGCCCCGCCTCCGCCGCCACTTGGTCCCGCTGGGTCAGGAACGGGAACGCCCCGCCCCAGGCCCGGTCGGTGCCCGGCCGGGGAGAGGCCGGGCCGGTGCTGCCCTGACAGCCGCCGAGCACGTTCGGTGCGACGACGAACCAGCGGTCGGTGTCCAGCGCCCGGCCCGGACCGACCAGCGCGTCCCACCAGCCGGGCGTGGGATGCCCCGGACCGGCCGGACCGGAGACATGGCTGTCGCCGGTCAGCGCGTGCAGCACCAGCACCGCGTTGGACCGGTCCGGCGCGAGCCGCCCCCAGGTCTCGAACGCCAGCCGTAAGCCCGGCAGTTCACCGCCCGCCTCCAGCCGCAGCGGCGTACCGGAGCTGTGCCACCGGCGTCGCCCGGCGGGGTCCCCGTCCCGCCAGGCGCCGGTGACCGGCGGGCGCGGCGGGGCGGGGCGGGCGCGCGGAACGGTGCTCAGGAGGCGCCCTTGGCCGCGCGGAACCCGGCCTCAAGGTCCGCCTTCAGGTCGTCCAGGTTCTCGATGCCCACCGACAGCCTGACCAGCCCCGGCGCGGTACCAGTCGCCGTCAGCTGCTCCTCGTCCAGCTGGCTGTGGGTCGTGGACGCGGGGTGGATGATCAGGCTGCGTACGTCACCGATGTTGGCGAGGTGGCTGAACAGCTCCACCGCGTCCACGAACCGCTTGCCCGCCTCCACCCCGTCCCGCAGCTCGAAGGAGACGATCGCGCCGGAGCCGCGCGGGAGGTACTTCCGCCCCGCCTCGTACCACTTGCTGGACGCGAGCCCCGGATAGTGGACGGCGGCCACCTCGTCCCGGCCCTGAAGCCACTCGGCCAGGGCCAGCGCGTTGGCGGAGTGCCGTTCCAGGCGCAGGCTCAGCGTCTCCACGCCCTGGAGCAGCAGGAACGCCGAATGCGGGGAGAGCGCCGGGCCCAGGTCGCGCAGCAGTTGCACCCGCAGCTTGACCGCGTAGGCGCCCGGACCGAGCGCCGGCCAGTACCGCAGACCGTGGTAGCTGGGGTCGGGCTCGGAGAAGTCCGGGAACCGCTCGGGGTGGGCGCCGAAGTCGAAGGTGCCGCCGTCCACCACCACACCGGCGATGGCGGTGCCGTGCCCGCCGAGGAACTTGGTCGCGGAGTGCACCACGATGTCCGCGCCGTGCTCGATGGGCCGCAGCAGATACGGGGTCGGCACCGTGTTGTCCACGATCAGCGGCACGCCCGCGTCGTGCGCCACGTCCGCGACCGCCCGTACGTCGAGCACGTTGCCGCGCGGATTGCCCAGCGTCTCCGCGAAGAGCGCCTTGGTGTTCGGCCGGATCGCCGCCCGCCACGCCTGCGCGTCGTCCGGGTCGTCCACGAACGACACCTCGATGCCCAGCCGCGGCAGGGTGTGCCGGAACAGGTTGTACGTGCCGCCGTACAGGGAGGCACTGGAGACGATGTGGTCGCCCGCGCCAGCCAGGGTCAGCAGGGCGAGCGTCTCGGCGGCCTGTCCCGAGGCCAGCGCCACGGCGGCGACCCCGCCCTCCAGGGCGGCGATCCGCTGCTCGAAAACGTCCTGCGTCGGGTTGTGTATACGGGTGTAGATGTTGCCGGGCTCGGCGAGCGAGAACAGGTCGGCGGCGTGCTGGGTGTCCTGGAAGACGAAGGACGTGGTCTGGTAGATCGGCGTGGCCCGCGCCCCGGTCGTGGGGTCGGGTGCCGCGCCGGCGTGGATCTGCCGGGTCTCGAAGGACCAGGCCGAGGTGTCGGGTCCGGCGGGCGGCTCGTCCGGGGTGTGTCCTGCGGTGACCGAGTCGATGGGCTGGCTGCTCATGGTGCTCCTCGTGCGGTGCGGGCGCGGTCCGGGCACGAGACAAGCACGGCGGGACAGCCCCGGACAGCCCGGCACGAACCCCGCCATGAGGACTTCATGTACGCCACATCCCCGCAACACCGCCGCAGCACAGCGCGGTGACGACCGTGCCCCGGCCGGAGGAGTCCGGCCGGGGCACGCGCGTACGGCTAGCGCACGGGTCAGCTCAGCGAGCCGAGCGCCGCGTTCCAGGTGGCCGACGGGCGCATGACCGCGTCCGCCTTGGCCTTCTCCGGCTGGTAGTAGCCGCCGATGTCGGCCGGGGAGCCCTGCACCGCGAGCAGCTCGTCCACGATCTTCTGCTCGTCGGCCGCGAGGGCCTCGGCGAACGGGGCGAACGCCTTCGCCAGGTCGGCGTCGTCGGTCTGCTGGGCCAGCTCCTGCGCCCAGTACAGGGAGAGGAAGAAGTGGCTGCCGCGGTTGTCGATGCCGCCGACGCGACGGGTCGGGGACTTGTCCTCGTTGAGGAAGGTCGCCGTGGCGCGGTCCAGGGTGTCGGCGAGGACCTTGGCGCGGGTGTTGCCGGTGGCCTCGGCGTACTGCTCGAAGGCGGGGACCAGGGCGAAGAACTCGCCGAGGGAGTCCCAGCGCAGGTAGTTCTCCTTGACGAGCTGCTGGACGTGCTTGGGGGCCGAGCCGCCCGCGCCCGTCTCGAACAGGCCGCCGCCCGCCATCAGCGGGACGACCGACAGCATCTTGGCGCTGGTGCCCAGCTCCAGGATCGGGAAGAGGTCGGTCAGGTAGTCACGCAGCACGTTGCCGGTCACCGAGATGGTGTTCTCGCCGCGGCGGATGCGCTCCACCGACAGCTTGGCGGCCTCGACCGGCGGCAGGACGCGGATGTCCAGGCCCTCGGTGTCGTGCTCGGTGAGGTACTGGTTGACCTTGGCGATCAGGTTGGCGTCGTGCGCGCGGGTCTCGTCCAGCCAGAAGATCGCCGGGTCGCCGGTGGCGCGGGCGCGGGTGACGGCCAGCTTGACCCAGTCGCGGATCGGGTCGTCCTTGGTCTGGCAGGCGCGGAAGATGTCACCCTCGGCGACCGGCTGCTCGATGAGCACGTTGCCGTCGGCGTCGGTCACGCGGACCGTGCCCGCGGTGGCGACCTCGAAGGTCTTGTCGTGCGAGCCGTACTCCTCGGCCTTCTGCGCCATCAGGCCGACGTTGGGGACCGTGCCCATGGTGGACGGGTCGTAGGCGCCGTTGGCGCGGCAGTCCTCGATGACGGCCTGGTAGACACCGGCGTAGGAGGAGTCCGGGATCACCGCGAGGGTGTCGTGCTCCTCGCCGTCCGGGCCCCACATGTGGCCGGAGGTGCGGATCATCGCGGGCATGGAGGCGTCCACGATGACGTCCGAGGGGACGTGCAGGTTGGTGATGCCCTTGTCAGAGTCGACCATGGCGAGCGCGGGCCCCTCGGCCAGCTCGGCGTCGAAGGACGCCTTGATCTCGGCGCCCTCCGGCAGGCCCTCCAGGCCCTTGTAGATGCCGCCGAGGCCGTCGTTGGGGGACAGGCCGGCCGACTTAAGGGTCTGGCCGTACTTGGCGAAGGTCTTCGGGAAGAAGGCGCGCACCACGTGGCCGAAGACGATCGGGTCGGAGACCTTCATCATCGTGGCCTTGAGGTGCACGGAGAACAGGACGCCCTCCTCCTTCGCGCGGGCGACCTGCGCGGCGAGGAACTGCTCCAGCTCGGCGACGTGCATGACGGAGGCGTCGACGACCTCGTCCTTGCGGACCGGTACCGACTCGCGCAGCACGGTGGTGGTGCCGTCCTCGGCGACCAGCTCGATACGGAGCGTGCCGTCCTCGGCGATGACCGTGGACTTCTCGGTGGAGCGGAAGTCGTTCTCACCCATGGTGGCCACGTTGGTCTTGGACTCGGGGGTCCAGGCGCCCATGCGGTGCGGGTGGTTCTTGGCGTAGTTCTTCACCGAGGCGGGGGCGCGGCGGTCGGAGTTGCCCTCACGCAGGACCGGGTTCACGGCGGAACCCTTGATCTTGTCGTAGCGTGCGCGGACCTCGCGCTCCTCGTCGGTCTTCGGGTCCTCGGGGTAGTCCGGCAGCGCGTAGCCCTTGGCCTGCAGCTCGGCGACAGCGGCCTTGAGCTGCGGGATCGAGGCCGAGATGTTCGGCAGCTTGACGATGTTCGCGGCCGGCGTCTTGGCCAGGTCGCCCAGCTCGGCGAGCGCGTCCGGGATGCGCTGGTCCTCGTTCAGGTACTCCGGGAAGACGGCGATGATGCGCCCGGCCAGCGAGATGTCGCGGGTCTCCACGGGGACCCCGGCCTGCGCGGCGTACGCCTGGATCACCGGCAGGAACGAATGGGTCGCCAGGGCCGGCGCTTCGTCCGTGTAGGTGTAGATGATGGTCGAGTCAGTCACCGGGTGCTCCGCTCCACGTCTGCAACATTGCTCGACATCAAGATATCTCGTGACCGGGTCCGGTTCGACAGGGGTCCGGTGCCGGCCGCTCAGCGCGCGCCGCCGGTCATCTCCCGCTCGATCCAGCGACAGATCACCTCCACCACGTAGACATGCTCGGCGCGGGTCAGGTCCCGGCCCCTGGGGATGCCGTGGTCGCGCAGCAGACAGGTGCGGCAGCACGTGCCGGTGGCGTGCTGGGCGACGAAGACGGGGTGGCCCCGGTACGGGGTCTGCTTGCCGTCCTTGTACGGCTGCGCGGGGGCGAGCCGCCCGGCGATCAGGTCGTAGGCGTGCCAGCGGATGGTGGCCGGGCCCTTCAGCCCGGCGGTGACCCGGTCGCGTCCGCGCAGGTGGAACCTGGCCCGGAACGGCTGCCGGGTGATCGAGTCGAGCCGCGCGTCCAGCGCCGCGGGGGAGGGCGGGGTGAAGGGCTCGGGCTCGGATCTCGGCTCGGGATCACGGTGAGAAGTCATACTATTTCGAGCTTAGCCCGGTGGCGTGAGCCCCGTCCGGGCGTGCCACGATGAGCCGGTGAGTGACGAACCCAGGAACCTGCTCGTGGACCGGACGCCCCTGCCCGACGGGATCGAGGAGCGGCTGCGGGCCCAGCTCACCTTCCTGGTGGAGGTGGACCGGCTCAAGACCGTGCTCCGTCAGTCGCCGCTCGCCGCGGCGGACCGCCGGGAGAACGACGCCGAGCACTCCTGGCACCTGGCCATGATGGTCGCGCTCCTCGCCGAGCACTCCGACGAGCCCATCGACGTCGGCCGCACCGTCGAGCTGGTGCTGGTGCACGATCTGGTGGAGATCTACGCCGGGGACACCCCGCTGTACGACAGCGCGGGCGGCGCCGGGCAGCTGGAGCGGGAGGCGGTCGCGGCCGACGACCTCTTCGGGCTGCTCCCGGACGACCAGGCCCGGCGGATGCGGGCGCTGTGGGACGAGTTCGAGGAACGCGCCACCCCCGAGGCCCGGTTCGCCAAGGCCATGGACCGGCTCCAGCCGCTGCTGCTCAACTGGATGGCCCGTGGCGGCACATGGCGCACCCCCGGCGTCACCGCCGACGACGTACGGGCCCGCAAGGCGGTGATCGGGGACGCCTCCGCCTCCCTGTGGACGGCTGGCCGGCACCTCATCGACGAGGGGGAGCGGCGGGGCTGGTCGCGGAGCGCGCCGGATCAGGACTGAAGAAGGTGGCGGCGCCCCCGGCCGGGAGCGCCGCCACCGTGCTCACTGCTCCGACGGTGCCGTCATGTCGTCGGCCGTGCGCTGGTGCGGTATCAGCACCGAGCCCTGCTGGAGCGCGACCGTGCGGGTCGGGGCCGGGATGCGGATGCCCTCCTCGCGGTAGCGGCGGTGCAGGCGCTTGATGAACTCGTGCTTGATCCGGAACTGGTCGCTGAACTCGCCCACGCCCAGGATGATCGTGAACCCGATCCGGGAGTCCCCGAAGGTGTGGAAGCGGATCGCCGCCTCGTGCTCCGGGACGGCACCGGTGATCTCGGTCATCACCTCGTCGACGACTTCCGCCGTCACCCGCTCCACGTGCTCCAGGTCCGAGTCGTAGCTCACCCCCGCCTGCACCAGCACCGTCAACTCCTGTTCGGGGCGGGTGAAGTTGGTCATGTTGGTCTTGGCGAGCTGGCCGTTGGGGATGACCACCAGGTTGTTGGAGAGCTGACGCACGGTCGTCTGACGCCAGTTGATGTCGACGACGTACCCCTCTTCGCCGCTGCTCAGCCGGATGTAGTCGCCGGGCTGCACGGTCTTGGAGGCGAGGATGTGGATGCCGGCGAAGAGGTTGGCCAGGGTGTCCTGGAGCGCCAGCGCGACCGCGAGACCGCCGACGCCCAGGGCGGTGAGCAGCGGGGCGATCGAGATGCCGAGGGTCTGGAGCACCACCAGGAAGCCGATGGCCAGCACCAGGACCCGGGTGATGTTGACGAAGATGGTCGCCGAGCCCGCCACGCCCGAGCGGGACTGGGTGACGCTCTGCACCAGGCCCGCGATCACCCGCGCCGCCGACAGCGTCACCACGAGGATCAGCCAGACCTGGAGGGACTGGCTGACGTGGTGCCGCACGGTACGGGTCATCGGCAGCAGGGCCGCGCCCGCCGCGATGCCGCCCGCTATCGCGGCCCACGGCACGACGGAGCGCAGCGCGTCCACGATGACGTCGTCGCCGCTCCACCGGGTCCGCTTGGCGTGCTTGGCCAGCCAGCGCAGCACCGTCCGCGACAGGAAGGCCAGCACCAGCCCGGCGGCCAGCGCGATACCGGCGAGGACCAGGTCGTCCAGGGTCGGGGTGCGGTTCACCGGGCGCCTCCCGCGGCCGGAACGACGGTGTGGAGCCTGCTGTGAAGTCGCGTCACGTTGTCACCTGTTCGCTGTCCGGGGGTGCGCGCGTGCCCGCCGTACGAAGGTGCGGCGAAGGGCACGTGCCGTCATCCTGCCGCATCCGCGCGGCTCCGAAATGCCGCGCGGACACTCGGTGTGGTACTTCGCTTTTTCTGACATGTCGTCATTTACACTTTCGCTCGTCACTCAGCGTGAGGATAAATATGAGAAGCGTGACTCAAGCGCTGCGCGGTCCGCGGCGTCCCTTCGTGCTCGGTGCCGCGCTGACGATTGCGCTCGTCGTGCAGTCGGCCGTCATCGTCGAACAGCACCTCCAGATCCAGGGCTTGCAGACGCAGTCCGTCGACTTCCAGGAGGGCCTGGAGCCGGGGCCGCCCGGTCCTTCCGGCCCGCCCGGTCCCACCGGCCCCGCCGGCCCCATCGGGCCGGCCGGGAAGGACGGGACGGACGGCGCGGACGGTGCGGCCGGCCCGCCCGGCAAGGACGGCAAGGACGGGAAGGACGGCAAGGACGCCGTCGCCCCGCCGGCGAGCTAGCGTGAGGATCGATGTGAGAAGCGTGAAAGAGGCGTGGCGCGGTTCACCGCGCCGCATGGCGGCCGGCGCGGCGGTGACCGTCGTGGTGGTCGCGCAGGCGGTCCTGCTCGTCGCCCACCAGCAGCAGCTCGACGCGATGCGGATGCAGCGGGTCGGTCTCGAGGACGGCGGCAGCGGCACCCACCAGGGGCCGCCCGGTCCGCCCGGCCCCTCGGGCCCGTCCGGCGACCCCGGCCCCACCGGGCCCACGGGCCGGCCGGGGGAGCACGGCGACGACGGCGACGACGGCCGCCGTGGCCCCTGGGGGAGGAGGGGACGCGACGGCAGGGACGGCATCGTCATCACCTACAAGTGACGCCATCCTGAAGGCGGGAGGCGGTCACGGCTCGTCGAACGCCCCGTGCCGCCCCGCACCCCCGGCGAACCGGGCCGCGCCCTCCGACGCCTTCGCCAGCACCGCTCGCCCGTGCCGGAGTTCACGGCCCATCGCCTCCTCCTCGCGCAGTCCTTCCTGGTCGAGAACCGAGGCCCGGTCGGAGCGCAGGCAGTCCTGGGGGAAGCGGGCGATGGCCGCCGCCAGTTCCTCCGCCTCGGCGCGGGCACGGCCGGACGGGACGACGCGGTCCGCGAGGCCGATGGCGTGGGCCTCGGCGGCCGGGACCGGGCGGCCGGTGAGGATCATGTCCATGGCCCGGCCGGTGCCGATCAGCCGGGGCAGCCGCACCGTACCGCCGTCGATCAGCGGTACGCCCCAGCGCCGGCAGAAGACGCCGAACACCGCGTCCTCCTCCGCCACCCGGAGGTCGCACCACAGGGCCAGCTCCAGACCGCCCGCCACGGCGTGCCCGGCCACGGCCGCGATCACCGGCTTGGACAGCCGCATCCGGGTCGGCCCCATCGGGCCGTCGCCGTCCGGTGCGACCCGGTTGCCGCGCCCGGTGCCGATCGCCTTCAGGTCGGCGCCCGCGCAGAACGTGCCGCCCTCACCCCACAGCACCGCCACGCGCGCCTGCTCGTCCTCCTCGAACGCCCGGAAGGCGGCGGCCAGTTCGGCCGCCGTCGGACCGTCGACCGCGTTGCGCGCCTGCGGGCGCGACAGGACGACCGTCGTCACCTGACCCCGCGACTCCACCCGAACCGGCACCGTGACTCCTCCTCGCCGAGCTGCTGGAGGGGCCACTGTGCCGTACCCGGACCCCGGACGGTTGACGTCAAGCAAACTTGAGGTCCTACGTTGGACCCATGAGCATGGAAACCACCGCCTGGACGCAGCTGCACAGCGTGATGACCGCGCAGCAGCAGCGCCGGCCCCTCGCCCGCGCCACGCTGCGCCGCATCGCCGCCTTCGCCCGACCGCACCGCGCGGGCATCACCCGGTTCGTCGTGCTCGGCATCGTCACCGCCCTGCTCGCGGTCGCCACCCCGGTGCTCGCCGGACGCGTGGTCGACGCCATCGTGGCCGGCCACGACTCCGGCCGGGTGGTCCGGCTCTCGCTGCTCATCGCGGCGGTCGCGGTCGCCGAGGCCGGGCTCGGCATCCTGGTCCGGCGGCTGTCGGCGACGCTGGGGGAGGGGCTCATCCTCGACCTGCGCACGGCCGTCTTCGACCACGTCCAGCGGATGCCCGTCGCCTTCTTCACCCGCACCCGCACCGGCGCCCTGGTCAGCCGCCTCAACAACGACGTGATCGGCGCCCAGCGGGCCTTCGCCTCCACCCTGTCCGGCGTGGTCACCAACGTGGTCACCCTGGTGCTCACGCTCGCCGTCATGCTCGCCCTGTCCTGGCAGATCACCCTCCTCGCCCTGGTCCTGCTGCCGGTGTTCGTGCTGCCCGCCCGCCGGATGGGCAGCCGCATGGCCCGGATGCAGCGCGAGGCGGCCGAGCTGAACGCGGCCATGGGCACCCGGATGACGGAACGCTTCTCCGCGCCCGGCGCCACCCTCGTCAAGCTGTTCGGCCGCCCCGGTGAGGAGTCGGCCCAGTTCGCCGCCCGCGCCGGCCAGGTCCGCGACATCGGGGTACGCACCGCCACCGCCCAGTCGGTGTTCATCACCGCCCTCACCCTGGTCTCCGCCCTCGCGCTGGCCCTCGTCTACGGCCTCGGCGGCTGGTTCGCGCTGCGCGGCACCCTGGAGGCCGGCGCGGTCGTCTCCCTCTCCCTGCTGCTCACCCGGCTCTACGCCCCGCTCACCTCGCTCGCCGGGGCCCGGGTGGAGGTGATGAGCGCCCTGGTCAGCTTCGAGCGCGTCTTCGAGGTGCTGGACCTGGAGCCGCTCATCGCGGAGAAGCCGGACGCGGTCGCGGTGCCGGAGGGCCCGGTCGCCATCGAGTTCGACGACGTGCGCTTCGCCTACCCGGCCGCCGACAAGGTCTCCCTCGCCTCGCTGGAGGAGGTCGCCGCGCTCGACGTACGCGGCGGCGCCGAGGTGCTGCACGGCGTCTCCTTCCGCGCCGCCCCCGGCGAGACCGTCGCCCTGGTCGGCTCCTCCGGCGCCGGGAAGTCCACCATCGCCCAGCTCCTGCCCCGGCTGTACGACACCGACAGCGGCGCCGTACGGGTCGGCGGGATCGACGTACGGGACCTGAGCGCGACCTCCCTGCG comes from the Streptomyces seoulensis genome and includes:
- a CDS encoding HD domain-containing protein, with protein sequence MSDEPRNLLVDRTPLPDGIEERLRAQLTFLVEVDRLKTVLRQSPLAAADRRENDAEHSWHLAMMVALLAEHSDEPIDVGRTVELVLVHDLVEIYAGDTPLYDSAGGAGQLEREAVAADDLFGLLPDDQARRMRALWDEFEERATPEARFAKAMDRLQPLLLNWMARGGTWRTPGVTADDVRARKAVIGDASASLWTAGRHLIDEGERRGWSRSAPDQD
- a CDS encoding mechanosensitive ion channel family protein, whose translation is MNRTPTLDDLVLAGIALAAGLVLAFLSRTVLRWLAKHAKRTRWSGDDVIVDALRSVVPWAAIAGGIAAGAALLPMTRTVRHHVSQSLQVWLILVVTLSAARVIAGLVQSVTQSRSGVAGSATIFVNITRVLVLAIGFLVVLQTLGISIAPLLTALGVGGLAVALALQDTLANLFAGIHILASKTVQPGDYIRLSSGEEGYVVDINWRQTTVRQLSNNLVVIPNGQLAKTNMTNFTRPEQELTVLVQAGVSYDSDLEHVERVTAEVVDEVMTEITGAVPEHEAAIRFHTFGDSRIGFTIILGVGEFSDQFRIKHEFIKRLHRRYREEGIRIPAPTRTVALQQGSVLIPHQRTADDMTAPSEQ
- a CDS encoding crotonase/enoyl-CoA hydratase family protein; translation: MPVRVESRGQVTTVVLSRPQARNAVDGPTAAELAAAFRAFEEDEQARVAVLWGEGGTFCAGADLKAIGTGRGNRVAPDGDGPMGPTRMRLSKPVIAAVAGHAVAGGLELALWCDLRVAEEDAVFGVFCRRWGVPLIDGGTVRLPRLIGTGRAMDMILTGRPVPAAEAHAIGLADRVVPSGRARAEAEELAAAIARFPQDCLRSDRASVLDQEGLREEEAMGRELRHGRAVLAKASEGAARFAGGAGRHGAFDEP
- a CDS encoding ABC transporter ATP-binding protein; the protein is MSMETTAWTQLHSVMTAQQQRRPLARATLRRIAAFARPHRAGITRFVVLGIVTALLAVATPVLAGRVVDAIVAGHDSGRVVRLSLLIAAVAVAEAGLGILVRRLSATLGEGLILDLRTAVFDHVQRMPVAFFTRTRTGALVSRLNNDVIGAQRAFASTLSGVVTNVVTLVLTLAVMLALSWQITLLALVLLPVFVLPARRMGSRMARMQREAAELNAAMGTRMTERFSAPGATLVKLFGRPGEESAQFAARAGQVRDIGVRTATAQSVFITALTLVSALALALVYGLGGWFALRGTLEAGAVVSLSLLLTRLYAPLTSLAGARVEVMSALVSFERVFEVLDLEPLIAEKPDAVAVPEGPVAIEFDDVRFAYPAADKVSLASLEEVAALDVRGGAEVLHGVSFRAAPGETVALVGSSGAGKSTIAQLLPRLYDTDSGAVRVGGIDVRDLSATSLRATVGMVTQDGHLFHDTVRANLLLARPEADDEALWEALGRARLDEVVRSLPDGLDTVVGERGYRLSGGERQRMTIARLLLARQRVVILDEATAHLDNTSEAAVQEALAEALHDRTAVVIAHRLSTVRAADQILVVEAGRIVERGTHDQLLAARGRYAELYRTQFAGKDGDTVPVA